Proteins encoded by one window of Kribbella flavida DSM 17836:
- a CDS encoding glycosidase — MTVPYTLTRLGVVMTPEPGNELESMGVLNPATGHTPDGRLYLLPRLVAAGNISRVGLAEVELTDGVPTGVRREGVVLAPDEGWERGLNNAGVEDPRVTWIPALATHVMTYVAYGPLGPRPALAVSADLRNWTRLGPLHFEYQADLDTDLNLFPNKDTVFFPEPVPGPDGELAYAMLHRPMWDLGWFREGEGVHLPAGIKDDRPGIWVSFVPVAAVEQDVRNLVHLRHHRLVAMPEFAFEQLKIGAGPAPLRVPEGWLVIHHGVTGEQPKGFDPTTQKVSYAAGALLLDPDDVTKVLDRTAEPMLVPETDEERIGTVGNVVFPTAIEQVDGVHYVFYGMADAKIGVARLDRLS, encoded by the coding sequence GTGACTGTTCCGTACACGCTGACGCGCCTCGGTGTCGTGATGACGCCGGAACCGGGCAACGAGCTCGAGTCGATGGGCGTACTGAACCCGGCCACCGGCCACACCCCCGACGGCCGGCTGTACCTGCTGCCCCGCCTGGTTGCTGCTGGCAACATCTCCCGGGTCGGCCTGGCCGAGGTCGAGCTGACCGACGGCGTACCGACCGGCGTCCGGCGCGAGGGCGTCGTCCTGGCTCCCGACGAAGGCTGGGAGCGCGGCCTGAACAATGCCGGCGTCGAGGACCCGCGGGTCACCTGGATCCCGGCGCTGGCGACGCACGTGATGACGTACGTCGCCTACGGGCCGCTCGGGCCGAGACCCGCCCTCGCGGTCTCGGCCGACCTGCGGAACTGGACCCGGCTCGGCCCGCTGCACTTCGAGTACCAGGCCGACCTGGACACCGATCTCAACCTGTTCCCGAACAAGGACACCGTGTTCTTCCCCGAGCCCGTGCCCGGCCCGGACGGCGAACTGGCGTACGCGATGCTGCACCGGCCGATGTGGGACCTGGGCTGGTTCCGCGAGGGCGAGGGCGTGCACCTGCCCGCCGGGATCAAGGACGACCGGCCGGGGATCTGGGTCTCGTTCGTGCCGGTCGCCGCGGTCGAGCAGGACGTGCGCAACCTGGTGCACCTGCGGCACCACCGGCTGGTGGCGATGCCGGAGTTCGCGTTCGAGCAGCTCAAGATCGGGGCCGGGCCGGCGCCGCTGCGGGTGCCGGAGGGCTGGCTGGTGATCCACCACGGGGTGACCGGGGAACAGCCGAAGGGCTTCGACCCGACCACCCAGAAGGTCAGTTACGCCGCGGGCGCGCTGCTGCTCGACCCCGACGACGTGACGAAGGTGCTGGACCGGACGGCAGAACCGATGCTCGTGCCGGAGACCGACGAGGAACGGATCGGCACGGTCGGCAACGTGGTGTTCCCGACCGCGATCGAGCAGGTCGACGGCGTGCACTACGTCTTCTACGGAATGGCCGACGCCAAGATCGGCGTTGCCAGGCTGGACCGGTTGTCATGA
- a CDS encoding carbohydrate ABC transporter permease, protein MRGPWRFLALLAGAFVFLFPFYYMLVGSLQTEPDPSVTGAFPSAGNLTGHNYAEINAAIDLGRSLLNSGIFTGGVILGTLVFGVLAGYALARLQFRGRGTVFNLMLLVQVIPFQLLTIPLYVLIVRSYGLADSYLGMILPFAINSTAVFVFRQYFLQLPQELFDAARIDGAGELSILWRVAVPLVRPALLTGVLLTFIGPWNEFLWPFLITKQQDLQPLAVSLSNYLTTVSARAANPFGAVLAGACVLAAPAVALFIVFQRRFISSSLESGVKG, encoded by the coding sequence ATGCGCGGTCCGTGGCGCTTCCTCGCTCTGCTGGCCGGGGCCTTCGTCTTCCTGTTCCCCTTCTACTACATGCTGGTCGGCAGTCTGCAGACCGAGCCGGACCCGTCGGTGACCGGCGCGTTTCCGTCGGCGGGCAACCTGACCGGGCACAACTACGCCGAGATCAACGCGGCGATCGACCTCGGCCGGTCGCTGCTGAACTCGGGTATCTTCACCGGCGGCGTGATCCTCGGCACCCTGGTCTTCGGCGTGCTGGCCGGCTACGCGCTGGCCCGGCTGCAGTTCCGCGGCCGGGGCACGGTGTTCAACCTGATGCTGCTGGTCCAGGTGATCCCGTTCCAGCTGCTGACGATTCCGCTGTACGTGCTGATCGTGCGCAGCTACGGGCTCGCCGACTCCTACCTGGGCATGATCCTGCCGTTCGCGATCAACTCGACCGCGGTGTTCGTGTTCCGCCAGTACTTCCTGCAACTGCCGCAGGAGCTGTTCGACGCGGCCCGGATCGACGGTGCCGGTGAGCTGAGCATCCTGTGGCGGGTCGCGGTCCCGCTGGTCCGGCCGGCGCTGCTGACCGGCGTGCTGCTCACGTTCATCGGCCCGTGGAACGAGTTCCTCTGGCCGTTCCTGATCACCAAGCAGCAGGACCTGCAGCCGCTCGCCGTGTCGCTGTCGAACTACTTGACCACCGTGTCGGCCCGGGCCGCCAACCCGTTCGGTGCAGTGCTCGCCGGTGCCTGCGTGCTGGCCGCGCCCGCGGTGGCGCTGTTCATCGTGTTCCAGCGCCGCTTCATCTCCTCCAGCCTCGAGTCCGGCGTCAAGGGCTGA
- a CDS encoding helix-turn-helix transcriptional regulator — protein MVEVAYRERPARVPGAVLWTRTADGRAYRVLPDGCMDLLWIEGTLVVAGPDSRAYDGSAEGGTRFAALRFAPGRAPSLLGVPAREVLDQRVPLAELWSARRVRRLADRVGTAADPAVALEDAASELFDQAPDPLTTHVLRGVRRGLGVPELAAGVGLSERQLHRRCLDAFGYGPKMLDRVLRLNRALDRARSGSPLAEVAARTGYADQAHFSRDVKALTGVPPRVLLAPERVPAG, from the coding sequence GTGGTGGAGGTGGCCTATCGAGAGCGGCCGGCACGGGTGCCGGGCGCGGTGTTGTGGACGCGAACGGCCGACGGACGCGCCTACCGCGTCCTGCCGGACGGGTGCATGGACCTGCTCTGGATCGAAGGGACGCTGGTGGTCGCGGGGCCCGACAGCCGCGCGTACGACGGATCAGCCGAGGGGGGGACGCGGTTCGCCGCGTTGCGGTTCGCGCCCGGGAGAGCGCCGAGTCTGCTCGGCGTGCCGGCGCGGGAGGTGCTGGACCAACGGGTCCCGCTCGCCGAGCTCTGGTCCGCCCGGCGGGTACGACGCCTGGCCGACCGGGTCGGTACGGCGGCCGATCCCGCGGTGGCGCTGGAGGACGCGGCGAGTGAGTTGTTCGACCAGGCGCCCGATCCGCTCACCACACACGTACTGCGGGGCGTCCGGCGCGGCCTCGGCGTACCGGAACTGGCCGCGGGGGTCGGGTTGAGCGAGCGGCAGCTGCATCGACGATGCCTCGACGCGTTCGGCTACGGACCGAAGATGCTCGACCGGGTACTACGGCTCAACCGCGCGCTCGACCGGGCCCGCAGCGGGTCTCCGCTCGCGGAAGTCGCCGCCCGCACCGGGTACGCCGACCAAGCCCACTTCAGCCGGGACGTGAAGGCCCTCACCGGCGTGCCGCCGCGCGTGCTGCTGGCCCCGGAGCGCGTTCCGGCAGGATGA